The following DNA comes from Rhipicephalus microplus isolate Deutch F79 chromosome 6, USDA_Rmic, whole genome shotgun sequence.
TGAATGTATGGCGAATCGTTTGTGGCTCAGAACGCAACAACATCTGGCACCTATCGCACAACCACCAACACGGAAAAGAAAATCGCCCGCTCAACCAAGGAAGCACCGGCCAAACCCACGCAatccatagcagacaagcagacgctgcagcggcacatcagttcgtcactcccgccaggcaaaactcaacgtcacatgcacaatgttgccattaattctggcaagcaATGAGAGCGTTTCCAAGCAAGCTATAAAATTTATTTGAATACAATCTGCGAAACTCTCAAGCCTATACAATTTTGCATAAATGGCGCAAACGTAcaaatgaacgtacccagtgaatttcattgagatccactgacTGGAGTTAGCCTTTAAAAGCTTCTGAGCTTGTAGCCACGTTTGAATCCCCACGAACAGTCAATTTCGCTCTTTTCATGCATGTAACCATTGGTGCTATCTGGACATCGGGGGACGTCGCCATATTGAGACCATTCTTTCATGGTCTAAATTTGAGCCAATCAGGGTGGTCCAGGAAGGCCTCTTGACTAATCAGTGCTGGCAAAATAACAAATTCGACAGAGTTTTGGCCGTAGTTCAAAACAGTCAAAATGTCTCCTACACAAAGTTTTCGAAAAGGCGTTACaacatacctttttttttattcaaatgaAACCGTCATTTCGCACTTTATGGTCATACCATGAAGGACATAAAGAAGAGGCTCCCTAGTTCACAAGACGACACCATGACTCTCCCTACATGATTATCACGCACAGTTGTAGTTAAAGATGCAGGCAAAATGGGGAAATCCATTACACGTTGTCGCAGTCCATCGAGGACATGTTAACGGCGGCATTTTTCAAATATGGTTGTGGAATGTTATGTAGCGTGGCAACCATTTTCATTTGTACTACTGGAAATGGTCACCATACAACAAATAGTGTAGTTTCTGCAATGGGTAGAAAATTAGCGCAGATGAAAGTTATGTGGCAAAGGAAAGCTTTTTTGTAATTTTATTGGTGAATGGATGGGCTTAAACGTTAATCAAATCTCGATGGTGGATGAGGATCGCCTAAATGGTAGAGCCATCTGACTATACCGTCATATATTCGAACAACAGTTTAAGTTCACTCAATTTGAAAAATGCGGGCctacaaaatgaaaacaaaatgtgCTATGGAATTATTTGTTAATAAAAGACCTTACTGAAAGGGCTAGGTCATTTAAAGATTTTGAAGTGTTGTTTCAGTAAAATGATGCAGAAGCGTATCAAGAGGCTAATCTGAACAAGATACACTAATCTCGATCCACTTCTTATAACCAAATCACGCGCATAGGGAGAAGGTGGTGGCATATTCGGATTGTCGTTTGAGAGCCCTTTGAGTATGTTTAAAACCTTTGAATGCAATGGCTGTACAGATCTGATGGAAGGAGTAGTAGGTATTCAGGTCACATTTTTCGTTCCTTCTCATCTGCTCGCCCGTTGACTTTCGTAGTAATACTCAGTTGCTATTTCGCCTCAATTTTCAACATCCTTCATGGTTGAGAAACGTATCACCAGCTAAAATGACATAAAGCAGGTCTACAAGCTGTAGAGACGTGCGAATACTCACCACTGTGAGAGAGATTAAGTAAAGAGCAGGCAGTTGCGTAGCGGCAATTGCCAACGCATACTTCCTCAAATCTAGGTTTGCTTCGTCTCTGTTACGGCAATCTTTGTTAGACAACGGCAATTGCCAACGCATACTTCCTCAAATGTAGGTATGCTTCGTCTCTGTTACGGCGATCTTTGTTAGACAGATCAGTCTAAGGCATGCGTTACAAGGAAAGAACTGGGACACATAATAGGTCTCGATCCTATAGGCGGTAAAGCACAATGAAACTGCTAGCAGGTCTCGAACTGCAGAGAGCACTGGGAGGAGGCACTGCTTCAGCTCCGCGTTAGAATAAAAATTCTGGGCCGTctagcgggccgaggaagccgcccaaGGGCCTACGGCAGAAGTCTAAGCCGGAGGTGCGGCCTACACGGGATAACTTCACCGCACTTATAAAGCTGTTTCAtgcaacttagaagtgtgacagcgtgggctagttggtatggcatgacgatagtgatagcgcgagaacaaaacgacgacacagagacaagaaggtgtcgttcgtgtccttcttgtctctgtgtcgtcgttttgttctcgcgctataactatcgcctgTTTCATGCATTCATTCCCCAGCGCTGTTAAACGATCACCCAGATGCACAGTAACAAACACGTCATACCTGTTTGACACCGCAGGCGATCAACCTCTCAGCCGCCCGTAGCATGCTAGGGCTTGGCCTTGTTCGGCTGAAGTCTCCCACGAAGGAGATGGCGATGCCGACCTTGTTGTAGCCCCGCGTGTGGGCTCCCTCACGTCCGAAGCCTCGGCCCACGTAGATCCGGCCGTCACCTCCCACAAGAAAGTTGTAGCCAATGTCCGACCAGCCTGTGTGCAATGATGAACACTGCCCTTCAATTGCAATCGATGAGGAGCTTGAGAATAGCCGGATGTTTCAAACAGAAATGGTTATAGCATGTCCTGTACCAATATTAGTTTCCTAAGTACCTGCTCTACGCTACTTCTCTTCcccaaatctaaaaaaaaaatgtcttcattCCGTTTGTAGCACGTCTGAACTATCTGAATTGGTTTTGCTCGATCCGTGTCATGTTACATGAAAATTCCGAACTTTGCAATATGATTGTGTATTTGATCAAACGTCATCACCATTTTATTTGCACTCACGACTAATACGAGACAATGTCATTGGTATTACGACGCTTTTGATGTTCTGTAAGTAAACAATCCCGAAATCTATGTACATACATTTAGTGGGGACATATCCTGACGCCGACAACAGCTCTCGTCgattggtgccccgtcctcggacttctgcgaccgtgtccatctttcccatcttctatttacttccctgcgcctcactctctccttcctctctataTATATACGTTTTAATCCCtttttacccccatccctcgtgagctactgttgaggtgtcgcacctgatgcagacagttacggggctcacttttctcttcttttccctttaagaatcacataagggGGAAGAGCGTACGGAAGAGGCAGGACAAACGCGAAATTGCAAAAAACCGATAGTTACGCTACAAAAAATCAAACCATCCGAAAGTTAAACTGTCAGTCTCTAGAGTTGCTTTTCTGTTAAATCAAATTCAATTTAAAATATTAGGAAGAATTGAGTATTGCACATAGCTGGACACAGGTCGCTGCCCCATTAGAAAGTGGACGCTCATAAAAATCCATCCGGGTGGAGCATTTTTACACTTTTCCCACCGCTTACGGTTGGCGTTCATGTGGTGGTTCTGGTGACTCCGTACGAGGCGGCTGCAACTTCTTTGGTCCTTGCACTGGGCTCCTGTGGTGTGGTGTATGAAGACGTATTGCGCCCGAGGATTTCTCATGGCTACCTgcgatctcggaggccgtgcACCCCATTCCTTGCGGGACACTATGGTGACGCCCGGACAATTCAGGGCACCTGCAATTAAGCCGAGGCTTAAGCCATGCGCCGGCTCCGTTGGCCGTCCTCGAATAAATGCGATGCGATTATATGcactatacagggtgtcccacattgCTTGAGCCAAGATTTTGAAAATGACAGACACTTCAGTGGAGAATTGAACGAAACGCGTAccactcgcactagcctgtagataCTCAGGCTATtctttatttctccccatacaaATAAATATTAATTTTTATTTGCCCATTCTTttaaattatgggctggaaacccaaaatacgaacactgagatgtagaggtCTTTCAGAAGCCACCGACTGACTTGTTTTATGTACGATACGTCAAGCGGTGTAATTTTCACCgagttgtaaagaaagcctacaGCAACTCTATAGCAGTGCGCTCACGGTCAGTCACACGACTTCTTTTCACATTTcacgggctttctttacaacgtgtaaaaaataacagcgcgagacgtatcgtacaggagacaatttagtcggtggtttctgaaagtgctttaCATCTCAGTGTTCAATGCTTTTAGTTTCCAGCCcataaataaaaagttaggtAATTAAAATAGTTTAATTAGTTAGTATAGGGTGAAATGAAAAAATatcctgagtacctacaggctagtgcctatgtgccacaggggatgcgaaatgggagatgatggtacttggagtgttcactagatggacgcacggatggaaggacagacatactagaagacggacggacagatggacggacgcgcggacgtagggacggatggacgcacgaacggacgcacatgcggatggacggactcacggacacacgcacggacagacggacggacgcatggatgtacgcacggatggtttcgcggacagacagaagcacggacggactgacaaatgcttcgcgccactcgtcattattcactccgtagatatgctgggattttttttcgTACATGGTTTTCTGAGGTCCTAACTGGTAATAAAAAACGCACAAGAAGTATCCGACCAAATAAGTACTCCAGGGTtaaaagcaaaaacaaattaCGTATGGTGCtttcaggagggggggggggtgaactcctgaaaacaaaataaagaaaagttggGCTGCTGCACTCAATCAAGTGCGTAGATTTAAACCACAATCTTCACAATATTTAATATTTTACTGATTATCATAAAAGTTTTAGACCGGTTTACCAGCTGGTGTAGCGAAATGCCGTTGTGTTGGAGTCATTCTGGATGTTTCAGCTCACATGGGAGTGTTTACTTCTAACTGCATTTTGATCATCGATTAAAGGCCTTGTGTCTTTTTTAGAAATATGTCGTCAATAAAGCCTAGAACTTAAGAAAAAATTGATTTCGTATCGACGCGGTTCgttgaaaatgtcgtcgaaagaagtTAGTCCTCGGCCAGCCTTACTATACATGACTCCTGGTTTCATCTGCGGCCACCCTTGATGCTGTCCTCGTATACCACTTCCGTCCTGGCACATAGAATCTTCCCCGCTCTGTATAAAAAACTTAACATTGGGCATCACATGAACTAtcggggacggctttcagctctcccatagtagagtactgagtactctaaatcgttaaccactttttctaaacacacaattttCGTCAATCattttcccatagtagagtacctagtactctgaatcgttaaccactttttctcaaCACGCAATTTCCGCTACGGAACGGCTtcctgctcttccatagtagagtgctaagtactcaaaatcgttaaacttTTTTTCAGAACACATGATACTTGGAATGGGGGTTCGTTTGAGCAGATTTCATTTTACCGCATCATTACTGCTGGCAAGCCGTGTGTTCGTACCTCTACGACATGTCAGCAATGTCGCGGTCACGTGTGGGTCTGTATAACATGATAGTTCACAAACACCAACCATTTCTGAGAAATGAGTGTATTTCATTGCGTGGAAGAGTCAATGTTTTTTTGCGCATGTACTACTGCATGGTGCGCCGCTGAAGTAGACGCCTGCCGCAGTCCGCAGCACCTTATCGCTGGCAGAAGGCTTTTTTTGTCATGCGTAGCGTCACATTTCTCAGCGCTGTCCAAGAAACGCTAGGGTCATTAAATTATGCATCAATGTATTCTCTAGTTATAGAGAACACACTACCTAATACATAGGTAGTGTGTTCTAGTACTTAGGTAGTGTACGTAGCACTTAGGTAGTGTGCCTAGGTAGTGTACCTAGTACTTATGTACCTAATACTTAGATGTTGCACCTGACATATGCgtattatttgctttttgatcgacaatgtgcTTACAAGTATGGATGCAGCCACCAgctcaagatggctgggcgttcagctAGTGCTTAAATTTTAGCCGAATGGCTCAGTCGggtgacagacagatagaccgaaAGACATAAAAATTTCGGCGTTCAGGCATCCCGAAAAATACTATCGTTTTTTATGTGGCCCAATTTACGATTACGTCCTTGTGTATCGAGGTCAGACATCGTTATTTTGTGTGCGAACTCATGTGCATTAGAGCAATATTAGCAGATTGACATTAGACGTATTCCCACTTGGCATTTGTTTCCTCGGAGCTTGATTTATACGAATTATTATTATGTGGCAATCATTATTACGCGCATCAAAGCCTGCTGATAAACGACTCAGCAGGATTGTTCAGGATGCGAGGAATGACATCTGTTCTATCAGCAATCGTGTGCCCAAATCAAAGTTTTAAACAAATTATTGTTATACTAATGTTATCAAATAGGCCACGTAAGTTTTACGCGATTGTTTTCCTATAACATTAAAACACGGCTGATGAGCGGACTTCTACAGAAGCATACCCATTTGTTCGGAGAAGTTCCTGCACTTGGGGCACAACAGAGCACAATAGCAGTACATATATTCCTTTGTGATTTGTTCCATTCAATCCTGAGTCTATTAATGATGTAATGCAGTAACCTTTGTTTAATAGGTAGACTAGATAGGTGTCCTTCACTAAAAGAACAGCACTTATAAATCCCGAACTTGAATGCTAGAGAATCCTTAAGTACGACACGAGCAGCAACTTCATGGTCTCCAATTTGTAGAAAATTGACTATTCCAATGACAGTTCTGTGAAATAATAATTATATGTTTGTTTGGTTATGTTACTTCGTAGGGCCAGCAAACCAAATATACGCCGCTATAGTTTTATCACACTGGATTAAACAGGGCCACCAAATTTCATTTGCCGAACATTTAAAACAAAAAGTCACACCTGCGTCAAATGTTACGCACTCCATTGCCAGTTAAACAAGTGTTACCGGTTTCAACAACAACGTCCGCAAGCAGCAGGGTCGTGACCAGGGCTTGTATTGCGAGGCATGGTGCCATGGCACAGGCTCTCTTCGTGGTCGCAGAGACGTGAAGACTCCTCGATCTAttgctgcacctgaatgacggcTACCAGTTCCTCTCGACGAAGTGTGCCTTTCGTGGAACTCCAAGAGCCTGCGTTTGGAATAAGCAGAAGCCGGTGTCAGTTGGGATGTATGAAACTGAATCGTCTTGGAGTTACTCATGggtgacccgccgcggtggtctagtggctaaggtacttggctgctgacccgcaagtcgtggggtcgaatcccagctgtggcggctgcatttccgatggaggcggaaatgttgtaggtccgtgtgctcggatttgggtgcacgttaaagaaccccaggtggtcaaaatttccggagcactccactatggcgtctctcataaccatatggtggttttgggacgttaaaccgcacatatcaatcaatcaaatcctcGTGGGCAACTCGAATCAGCGCTACGTTTGCTATCCGAAGAAATTGAGCATACAGCGTTCAGCGAATGGCAAACtttttttagccttttctttttgACACGAGGTCGTTAAACAGCTAGTTTAGTGGAAATCCCCGGATCGGCGTCGTCTTCGGTGACGTCtttggttgtaagcgaaaaacCAGCGTTGTCCAAAAGCAAAAAAAGTTGGTTTTGCGAATATACGCGCTGTAATAAGGAAGTTAAAGGGGTTAGAACATCCGTTTCAGCCCGTTTCAAGTTTTCTCGAGGCGCTCGCCACCCTTCCCCGCCATAGTGAGGGGAAGGAGTATAGCCCGTCGTCGTGACTCCGCCCAGGGCTTCCTTCTTTCACATGACCACGTGTCGTAGCGGCGAGGGTGTAAACGCTGAGCGAGGAGCACAGGACACCTGGCGCTGAAGTAGAGTTAATATATAGACTCTAGAGGAAAAGCTCCCCATCGGGCCCATGCATTGAAAAcaaggaggttttaaaaaattttgctggagtggaagctcctgcaatgctctgccagcagaagtgaagccagatttttccctccaaagatctcagaaaccattttctggtggtgcccacttaGGCATTCAGTGGCTTTGATTCGTTCGTCTAAAGGTTAAGGTAAATATGAattatagccccgccgcggtggtctagtggctaaggtactcggctgctgacccgcagggcgcgggttcgaatcccggctgcgacggctgcatttccgatggaggcggaaatgttgtaggcccgtgtgctcagatttgggtgcacgttaaagaacctcaggtggtcaaaatttccggagccctccactacagcgtctctcatattcatatcgtggttttgggacgttaaaccccacaaatcaatcaaatatgaATTATAAGATAGTTGTTTCCGATAAAATATTCTGTATTATCGATAAATAATAGGTATCGGCGATTCAATCTCCCATAAAATTTgcccaataaaatttgccttcaaTTTTAGGCTTACTGAGAAAAAAGCTAGTAACAcgaggacgcactttgagcactatgtgacccgagaAGGTTGgcacgttaaactcgttgggcctGCGGGGAAAACGCTACTACTCAATTGCCAAgcgccaacagctcatcatgcccctagtgaGATGGCTGCCGCGGCCACCATTTTACGGTTGGCACGGGTTCACTTCTGGGCAaagatttccactccagcaaaaATTTTAAACCTCCTTGATTGAAACCCATAACCGCTCGGGATGCGCCATGATGGAGCGATACTCAGCTTTTGGTGACGTTCACTCGCAGTCGTCACTGCATGCTGCAATTACACCCAGTATTTTGTCTGTTTCGTGGATCTCTGTTACATCGCAGTAAGGAACTGTCACATGAAGTCCAGCTTTTGGCTCATGGCAACGAAAAGCACGGACATCGACTCGCCCGGCGTGCAAGCTTGTCGGCGCAGTGGGCCACACGATGCATCTCCACGCCCTTAACGTTACCACAgaaccatagagttttctaatatacactagaaggaactctggcgctagtgtctacgggagctgcaacgcacggcgcttcggcgagcatgggaatgatgggtggtacacacATTTGTCCATTCTAATATTCGTAGttatggcctgcttttggctccgtgtgtaatagtgtggcttggaactgttttctcacgaaacaaatattagcaaaaaTTCAGCAgctgcgcttcaccatcttattctttaTGACTTAGCTTTCCAAATctgctcacgaagttcaaaaagattgaatatttatttcaaaataaaggcaaaacacagcaataaacgaagccgcaagtacgattcaccgtctgcaaatacgaagactaggcaaatgtgtgtactacccatcattcccatggtcgctgaacgatcgcagcgccagagtgccctctagttaattttagtaaaCTCTATGCACAGAACACCTATTAGTTACTAGAAAGGTGGCGCCATCTACTGAAGAAACCTGCAAACGCTTCTCTCCGTGCTCGGTAAACTAAATAAATGGCCATTATAATTTTCCTAAAAGTTGTTCGAATAAATTTTATGCAAGTTTCGTTTATTTAAATTATGTGAGCACGCTTGCTCAAGATTTGCATTGCGAAAATTTGAGTGTTTTGAACGTGTAAATTTAGCGCTTCCTTAGAATACTCCGATGGCAACCATGACAACGTTTCAAGACGTTAGCGCGTTTTCGTGGTTACAGCTTTTCTGGCTCAGCTTTTCCTCTAgagtctgtatattaactctatggtaGTAGACACCTCTTTATTTCGGAGGCTTTCGTTCTCTCAGGTTCTACGAAATGGCAGAGGGCAGCATGGAAGAATGAAAATTCGGACTGCGTGGCTGAAAACTGCATCACCCAAGGGCCAAGTCGCCATCTTTTTAAGGGCAAAGAACCGATTGGAAAGCTCAGCATTGCGTAACGTTGCCCATGTGAGAAATTTCGTGCGTGGTAGATTGGTCAGGCGAGGGAAACTGGCGCGGAATTTTTTCTCGAAATTGAAGGTCTACGCTGCGCGCAGTGCTGTAATATTCGGCAAATGGGATCGACGCGGTCCACTACACGAATTGGCAAGCTTGGTTgggaggtgaaaaaaaaaagtcggagcctgtttacgGGCCCTCTAAGAACTGCTGGTATTCCACATCTTGAAACCCTGATGTGGTAGTGAAGGACCCCATATGATTGGGAGGACTCCtgaaacatttctacctgtctagaaagattttccctccacctcacagaAATCTAACTCGGCCGCAAGCAATTACATTAGGAGGGCAAGagtaggggctagttggttgaacattgttgagactcacaccgcgctggaattaaacacacaaataaaagacacactgaagcacaggtaggacacacacgagcgcgaactaacaactgtttattcgatggaaatgttACACACACATATAAAGGTtgacaggaaagaaaaaagaaaaaagaaaaagaaagagcgtgaacatgcgcactgcccaccaagataaagcACCCATCAAtgctaatcaaatccagccttgtcaactatctaaaatgtctacgtaaaaaagtatattcattgtttgacaaatgaatagatggcacactaacacacctgtcctcaccaaacctgcgcatcatgaaagcttcaataatttctctttcccttttgtcttctgatctggaTAAAACAATGGTCTTTTCAAAGTTCGGCTTACACTGACACATCATGCAATGGGTAGCTCACGTTTACGCGAGCATGATTATAACTGCAAGCAAATCAGTCACCCCagtaacttagctacccattgcatgaTGTGTCAGTGTAAGCCGAACTTTGAAAAGACCATTGTTTTAtccagatcagaagacaaaagggaaagagaaattattgaagctttcatgatgcgcaggtttggtgaggacaggtgtgttagtgtgccatctattcatttgtcaaacaatgaatatacttttttacgtagacattttagatagttgacaaggctggatttgattagcaTTGATGGGTgctttatcttggtgggcagtgcgcatgttcacgctctttctttttcttttttcttttttctt
Coding sequences within:
- the LOC119168245 gene encoding peptidoglycan-recognition protein SC1a — protein: MAPCLAIQALVTTLLLADVVVETGALNCPGVTIVSRKEWGARPPRSQVAMRNPRAQYVFIHHTTGAQCKDQRSCSRLVRSHQNHHMNANRWSDIGYNFLVGGDGRIYVGRGFGREGAHTRGYNKVGIAISFVGDFSRTRPSPSMLRAAERLIACGVKQGKIDKRYSLHGHRDANCTTCPGNLLYAIIKKWAHFKGKLKRFLC